In one Dama dama isolate Ldn47 chromosome 5, ASM3311817v1, whole genome shotgun sequence genomic region, the following are encoded:
- the TMEM116 gene encoding transmembrane protein 116 isoform X5, which translates to MKPSQSAQRTFSLVIDYTCRIGQIAIILSSLIPLLLMVPVFCLGNVSECFRNFSQSHRCILMYSPPPAMAELLPSANTSVCSTLYFYGLIIFLASFVLSFFTIVVLLIQAQTLYKKFLKSTGFLGSEQWAVIHIMELRVRFYPVAFFCCWSPAVILMIIKLTKLQDTKLHMALYVLQALTTSSQGLLNCGVYGWTQYKFYQLKQEARRDADTQTPLLCSQKRVYCRGLDPLESTLAFATSTSTIL; encoded by the exons ATGAAACCTAGCCAGAGTGCACAGAGGACATTTTCACTG GTTATAGATTATACCTGCCGAATTGGTCAAATAGCCATCATTTTGTCCag tctgATACCTCTACTGTTGATGGTACCTGTATTCTGTTTGGGCAATGTCAGTGAATGTTTCCGCAACTTCAGCCAGAGCCACAG GTGTATCCTGATGTACTCACCACCACCAGCCATGGCTGAGCTCCTGCCTTCTGCCAACACATCAGTCTGTAgcacactttatttttatgggctcatCATTTTCCTGGCCAGCTTTGTACTcagcttctttaccattgtg GTCTTACTCATTCAAGCCCAGACACTTTACAAGAAGTTTCTGAAATCGACTGGCTTTCTGGGGAGTGAACAGTGGGCAGTTATTCACATCATGGAGCTGCGAGTACGCTTCTACCCAGTGGCCTTCTTTTGCTGCTGGAGCCCAG CTGTCATTCTGATGATCATAAAACTGACAAAACTACAGGACACCAAACTTCATATGGCCCTCTATGTTCTCCAG GCTCTAACAACATCATCTCAGGGTCTGCTCAACTGTGGAGTATATGGCTGGACACAGTACAAGTTCTACCAACTAAAGCAAGAAGCTCGGCGTgatgcagacacacagacaccATTATTATGCTCACAGAAAAGAGTCTATTGCAGGGGCCTAGATCCGCTGGAGTCAACTCTTGCTTTTGCTACTAGCACCTCTACCATTctttga